From Streptomyces sp. NBC_00683, one genomic window encodes:
- a CDS encoding DUF4333 domain-containing protein: MPIARLTTAATWSLSAAAAGVLLVGCSGSVSVGSSDPKLSSDKLADTVAEKLASTTGQPKPDITCPEDLAGKVGTTTRCTLTAKDGSTLGVSVKVTSVEGKKINFDIKADDTASPATN; the protein is encoded by the coding sequence ATGCCCATAGCCCGCCTGACCACAGCAGCGACATGGAGCCTCTCCGCCGCGGCAGCCGGCGTGCTGCTCGTCGGCTGCTCGGGATCGGTCAGCGTCGGAAGCTCCGATCCGAAGCTGTCCTCGGACAAGCTGGCCGACACGGTCGCCGAGAAGCTCGCCAGTACAACGGGCCAGCCGAAGCCGGACATCACGTGCCCCGAGGACCTCGCCGGGAAGGTAGGCACCACCACCCGCTGCACGCTCACGGCGAAGGACGGCAGCACGCTGGGTGTGTCGGTCAAGGTCACCTCGGTCGAGGGCAAGAAGATCAACTTCGACATCAAGGCCGACGACACGGCTTCTCCGGCCACGAACTGA
- a CDS encoding 3'-5' exonuclease produces the protein MSWISGPLMSFDLETTGTDVETDRIVTAAVVRLEADGSVSEERTWLLNPGVAIPEQASAIHGISTERAREHGLPAASAIEEITRAVAEGLRSGTPLVVMNARYDLSLLDRECLRYGVESVSERLGDAPSPVIDPLVIDKHVDKYRKGKRALHALCAHYGVSLDDAHDARADAVAAARVVRRMGEKHEPVGVMPLEDLHGLQVQAAAEQSLSLQAYLRRTANPAAVVEPAWPLIPRMR, from the coding sequence GGATGTCGAGACCGACCGGATCGTGACGGCAGCGGTCGTCCGGCTGGAGGCGGACGGATCCGTCTCGGAGGAGCGGACCTGGCTGCTGAATCCCGGTGTGGCCATACCCGAGCAGGCATCGGCGATCCACGGCATCTCGACGGAACGTGCCCGCGAGCACGGGCTGCCGGCCGCCTCCGCGATCGAGGAGATCACCCGGGCGGTCGCCGAGGGGCTGCGCTCGGGGACGCCGCTGGTGGTGATGAACGCGCGCTACGACCTGTCCCTGCTCGACCGTGAGTGCCTGCGGTACGGGGTCGAGTCGGTCAGTGAGCGGCTGGGCGACGCACCCTCACCCGTCATCGATCCGTTGGTGATCGACAAGCACGTCGACAAGTACCGGAAGGGGAAGCGGGCTCTCCACGCGCTGTGCGCCCACTACGGGGTGTCGCTCGACGACGCGCACGACGCGAGGGCGGACGCCGTGGCCGCTGCCCGCGTGGTGCGACGCATGGGGGAGAAGCACGAACCCGTCGGAGTGATGCCGCTGGAGGACCTGCACGGCCTCCAGGTGCAGGCGGCGGCCGAGCAGTCGCTGTCCCTGCAGGCGTATCTGCGGCGCACCGCGAATCCGGCGGCCGTCGTCGAACCGGCCTGGCCGCTCATCCCCCGGATGCGATGA